ATTTCCTccattcataaatatttaacgtcattaattttttatacacgtttgactattagtcttattaaaaaaattaaaaaatacaaagctatatatatgtataaaaatatatttaacaataaattaaatgatataaaaataattaataattatgtatgttTTTGAATAAAAGGAATGATCAAACGCGTCTAAAAAAcaacgacgttaaatatttagggactgagagattatttcttttcataaGGTCCCTTAACACCTAAGagctaggccgtgttcggctcgaagagggtaagttaacttattgagttattaaaaaaatagattagtacataattaaataattattaattattaaaaaatataaaatagattaatatgattttttaaaacaactttcttatagaaaatttttccaaaaaatacatcgtttagtagtttgagaagcgtgcgcgtggaaaaagaGGGGTAAGTTATCTTGTTGGGGGCAAACGAACGGGCCCTAATGATTCAATAGTCtcattaaaattaacttaatagTGGGTCCAATTTTCCCATTAATAACATATGCATGCCATATGCGTACGAGCCACATGAGGAGCGCGTGCAGCCGAGCCACCGAGCCTCACATGTCGCGCCTGAATGATTCGAGCCAAGTAGCCACGCGACTGCGCAAGGAAGTTTTGCCGTGGCCGTACGATATGAAATCCAGTGCATCACGCGGAGGGGCGCACTGGTGTGGCCGTGCGCGAGGGGCGCACCCATTTTTTCCCCCTAAAATACAGCTACTTTTACTACCCACTATTTATTTACGAATATACTTCCTCTGATAAAAAGTATTtgttatttagaaaaaaactggtcaaatttctaaaatcgGGTCATCGATAATTTTTCAAATCCTTAGGGTTGTAAATTATTAAGTTACACGTCACATCCGATGTTTGGTGAAACATCGGAAGACTGTTTCGacgattaattaaaaaaataattacagttAGGAAACCAtaattttaagcctaattaattcgtcattaacATATTGAGTTATTATAGtagttatgactaatcatggattttGGTCTAAAAGTTTCGTCTAGAAATTCCTTTCAAACTGtgaacttaattatttttaaaattatatttaatgctctatacatatatctatATGTATATCTGATGATTTACAGAActaaggggtgtttgttttactctctagtcacatcggatgtttagacacttatttataaatagtaaatgcagactattaataaaatccatccataatcttggactaatttacgACGAATCTAATtaggctaattaatctattattagagtatgtgatgctaccgtgaatatttgctaattatggattaattagacttaaaaattttatctcatGGATTaactcttatttataaaattagtttttaattagtctatacttaatactttaaattagtgtctaaaatCCGACAGGATATGGGAATAAAAAGACAACCAAACAGTTAACAGGGCATTGGTTTGACCGTGTGCTGTTCACGGAGGCGGGCAAGATGAGCACGCAGTCAAGCTGCTCGGGAGTCGGGAGTCGGGGAAGGACCGACGGAGTCCATGGTCGTCTGTCGGCAACCTCAACCTGACGGCTGACGGCTGACGGCAGCTACGTGACCTACGTCCAGTCCCGTCCTTTACCTGCCCGACGCCACCCTCTGCGTAACCGATACTCCGATAGTACTACTAGTACATGGAAAATACACGGCGTTGGCAGCAGaaaaactactactactattactGCTACGCGATGGATGCTACTGGTCACTCcgtcattttttgtttttgtttttatgtttataaggccatatttagttcctaaaaagtttcttaaaaacatcacattaaatctttggatatttaaatgaaacattaaatatagattaaaaaactaattacacagttatggaagaaatcgcgagacgaattttttgagactagttaggccataattagccataagtgctacagtaacaaatatatgctaatgatggtataattaggctcaaaaattcgtctcgcagtttcttggtgaatctgtaatttgttttttcatttgtgtccgaaaacacctcccgacatctggtcaaacgtctgacgtgacatttgttgcaaaaaaatttgcaatctAAACGCACCCTAAGCTAGTGctactataatttaatttttttattttttaatttatgtctggtttagtttacaatttttttcaaaaacatcacattaagtttttcgacacatatttgaagtattaaacttagtctaattacaaaacaaattttagattctgcctGAAAactgcgagatgaattttttaagtctaattaatctctcattagcatatgttggttactgtatcacttatggccaatcacgtcctaattaggcttaaaagatccgtctcatgatttctcctataaatgtgtaattagttttagtgctcatgtatatttaatgctttatttaggtgtccaaagatttgatgtgatgtttttggagactATACGGAGCCTTAaggttaattttaatatttttatcgtaatttattttttagctttattttttatctatataaacacacacatatatatataaaagttttacttataaattattttctatttataaacagGCCAAACTGCCGCAACCTGATGACGACGACATCCCACTGTGTTGGATCGGTACTTGACGGGTTTCGGAAGACGCAGGGTGGTACTACCAAAGGGACGATTTCGGAAGACGTAGGGTGGTACTGCCAGAGGGAAGGTTTCGTGTAGGGCATCGTGAGCGTATGCACTATGCGGTCTCGCCAGGTCACGTTGGAAATTTCCCTCTAGCTACGATTGACTCATGCCCCTACAAAGCACCACGTGCCCTCTGCAAGGTAAGCTTGTGTCGTCAGGTTATTGTCAGAGAGCACAACGTGAGGTGGGGAGAATGCCACAGATCTGGACAGGCCGGCGGAGTGGACGGTGGCACCAatgaggagaaaggggagccGATGGAGGTAGGACATGCTCCGCCACCGTTAGGACGCGTCCTCGGGCGAGCTCCACTGCCAACACGCGCGCGTTGAGAGGCGTCGCCGCTGCCAAGATCCGCTGTGGGGAGAGCATTGCCGTTAGGACTCGACGCCACTACTGAGATCCATCGCCGAGACTCCAGATTCACCACCCCCGAGCTCTGTCGAGAcgcggtcgtcgtcgagcTCCGCCGCAAATAAGCGGCTACCGCATGGACACCAGATCCGCCGAGGGGAAGTGGCCTCCGATGTCATTGGGACTTGCTGCCAGCAAGAGCTGCCACCGGGAcaagaggaagagggaggcATCGGACTGAGAGAcgaagagagaggaagaggggcATCGGAGATAATTAAAAAAGGAGTTTGTGTAGTTCCCACCGAAGACACCATATATCCTGAGGAGAGTGTTTTTATTCTACGtgacaacttttttttttaagactacTTCATCGAGTAGTTTTCATAGTGCATGCTCTGGTGTACAGGATGACGGAGGACCTCACCGTGTTGCCCATGTCGTCCATTTCCAGCATCACGCTGCTTTACACGTTCACGGTGAAGAACCTGGGCAAGCTGCAAGAGAAGCCCGTGCAGCTCGGTACACTGAGGTGAactcatgcatgcacactTTCGCGGCTCTTCCATGTTTgccatttccttttttttataaacttatgtattttatttaactAAGTTCAAGCTAGTATCATAAATGCATATAGCATAATTTATTGATGTAACCAGTTTTGCACAAAGGACCATCTGGAAAGAGTCAATTACAAATAAATGCAACATTCTGTAGAAAATGGCCTAAAGAAAAGACCCACCTCTCTATACGTTAGCGTAGTTCTTTGTTTTTCCGTCAGGTTTCCGCTAGGGTTTTCTGTGGTCTAGGTTTCCCACTTTGCATCGTCTGTGAAACCAATGGATCTTTACATCGTCTGCGAAACTAATTGATTGCCGTTTTATTTTctggcttttgcttatacttgtaagttaatttttgaatttgtatatttaaagttaaagttaattttgaggtttttttatcgtatttatttttagcttggCTTTAAGCTTGTTAtgaagacatatataaaagttttattcgtaaattattttttatttacaaatatacattttAGCTTTGTTcttgaaaaatccaaaaaatgacactaataattattaaaagacaatgctagaaaataaactttgatgaaaatccccaaaataatttcaattttaaagttgaaatttttaaattttagcttcatAGGTCTAAACGAAAAGACAGGGGTGCCGGTAGatccttttgttttgacaTAAATCGGAGCTAGACTGAAAAATTCTGTGGCATCGGCGGCGCGCTATTCCCATTCTGGCCGGCGGCGTCTTTCTTCTCGATAGGTGCACGGGTGTCGACGTTCTTCTCGCCGCACCTATGGTGCTtgtcgccggcgcgcgcccTCTTCTTCCTGTTCAGGAAGACATCCGTCAGGACGGTCTTGGACTGCAACGGTGCCTTCAGAATCTCCAAACCCTGCAAATTCGCAGCAGCAAATCAATTAAAACAAGTAAATTTCGATGTGATCGTCAATCAACAAagcaagaaatttttttttgatcggATAGAATTTGTCCACGGTGAATAACCTCTTGGTAGCCGATCTTGACCGTCTTCTCCTCGAGCGCGGAGAGGTCCTCGACGCCGAGCTTGCCGAGCAACGCGATGCTTGATATGGTCGACATGGGCATGAAGGTGAGGTCGTCCATGACGGTGTACTTCACCATGTCCCGCACGAACCCTTTGCCACcctgcgcggcggcgtggcagGCCGAGCACCGGCTGCCCGTTTCGGACGTCGAGGTCCCCGTGGCGAACTGCGGGACGGCTGCCTTCAGAGACGGCTTGGGAATCGGCCGCTCGAAGAATGGACATGGGTCGCCCGGGtgccagggcggcggcggcgagtgcgACGACGGAGACACGAGCGGCCGCTGCTGCGGCTGGACGAGAGACGGGAAGcctccggcggtggcgccgagGCAGGggtgcgccggcgccgggttGAGCAGCGCGTCGCGCGCCCCGGCGCTCTGCATGTACGCGGCGTCCATCCTCCGCACGCTGGCGTACACGttcgcgacgccggcgagcgcgTTCTCGCCCGCGAGCAGCTTCACCACGGCGCCGACGGGCATGGCCAGCAGCCCGACGAGGAAGTCGACGACGTCCTTGCCGGCCTCGGCGAAGAGGACGACCTGGGCCTCCTTGGCGACGAGCAGCTTGATGGTCGGCGTCGTGGACGCCGCGGCGTCCGCGGAAGCCGGCGAGGACGGCATGCCGGCGGCGTTGCCCATGTTGGTGCAGAACCTGAACTTCAACACAACGCGCGAGTGAGTAAAAGTGTAAAACCCTTGCAGGATCAGATCGATTTGTAAAATTGTAAACTTGTTAAGTCGAGCAAATTCGCCGGAATCTATGGAGAGTGGAACCGACTGGTGCGGGATTGCCATTTGCCAAACAATCCGATCGACTCAACGGCAATTTCGATCTTTTCGTGCATTTGATTGTTAGTTTTCCTTTGTCTGTTCCTTTCATGACTTCATCACGATATCTCTTAGCAAGTTTCAagtagaaatgaaaaaaaagtgtcCATCTTGTTTGTCTATGGCCATAGATTAGGCCTCGTTTAATTCCCAAAAGTTTTTAGGACTTTTAGAAGAGAGTCACGTCGGTACGTACGAtcatacatttaaagtattaaatataaactagttataaaataaatttctgatTTCACCTAAAAATCAGAGACtaatattttgagtctaatatccattattagcacatgttggttgatgtgacacttataactaatcatatattaattagactagaaagattcgtctcacgatttcttccacaactatataattagtttaattttcatatatatttaatgttctgTACATGTTTAAAGATTCAAATGTGATGTTTTAACTAGATCGGATTATCGATTGCTAAAAAGAAATCACGACTTGGCTGCTCGCAGATCCCAACAATCTATCTGGCGCGGTCTCTCAATAAACCCAGGTGGTGGGAACTTGCGTCCAGACTCCCACACTCACAtgcaaaaagacaaaaaaaattccagcTGCACGTGTCACGTGCTAGAGAAAATATCGATTACTACCgcttaaaataagattattttttagtttttaatataatgttttggcttttattttatttgaaatttttttaatttatatttttatattactagataataaaacatgcataCTATATTATGcgtgagtaattttttttaaatttttatataaattttttaaataagacgaaccgtcggaaaaaaattaagttattaGGGACACACTTACCGAAGTCAACGACCTTATCTGATCAGTCGTTTCTAACGATATCACAAGCGCACAAACCATTCCGCTCGTTCATCACGCAGAACAAATCTCACGACCTTCGTCGAGCACCATGTCCGGCGACATGGCGCCGCACGTCGTGGAAGACTTCTCTGGCGTCGTCCAGCTCCTCAGCGACGGCACCGTCgtccgcggcgacggcgccgccctcctcccgtCGCTGGAACCGAACCACGACGTCCCTGGCGTCCAGTGGAAGGACGTCGTGTACGACGCGGCGCACGGCCTCAGGGTCCGCGTGTACAGGCCCACCGTCGGCGATGGAGGTAAGCTTCCCGTGCTTGTCTACTTCCATGGCGGTGGCTACTGCATCGGCGCCGTCGAGGAGCCCAACTTCCACACCTTctgcctccgcgccgccagcGAGCTCCCGGCCCTCGTGCTCTCCGTCCAGTACCGCCTCGCCCCCGAGCACCGCCTCCCCGCGGCCATCGACGACGGTGCGGCTTTCTTCTCCTGGATAAGCGGCCAGGCCGCgctcggcgcgggcgcggatcCATGGCTCGCTGAGTCAGCCGACTTCGCACGGACGTTCGTCTCCGGCGTGTCGGCCGGCGCCAACTTGGCCCACCACGTCACGGTTCGCCTCGCCTCGGGGCAACCCGTGGTCGACCCGGTGCGCGTCGCCGGGTACGTCCTCATCGACGCGTTCTTCGCCGGGGTCGAGCGCACGGCGTCGGAGGCCAGCCCGCCGGCCAACGTCTCCCTGACCGTCGAGATGGCCGACCAGCTGTGGCGCATGTCGCTGCCGGTGGGGGCGACCAGGGACCACCCGGTGGCGAACCCGTTCGGCCCGGACAGCCCCAGCCTGGCGCTGGTCGCGCTCCCGCCGGCGCTCGTCGTGGCGCCCGGGGGCGACGTGCTCTACGACCGCGTGGTGGACTACGCGGCGAGGCTGAAGGAGATGGGGAAATCGGTCGAGCTCGCGGAGTTCGAGGGAGAGCAGCATGGCTTCTCTGTCCTCCAACCGTGGAGCCCAGCGTCCAGCGAGTTCATCCGAGTCCTCAAGCAGTTCATGGAAAAGACGGCACGCCCAGGCCCAGCTCAGATTTGAAAAGGACAAGCgatttacttatatttaaacatttgtatttttgtttggGTCAAAGGCTGTAATAGCACAATGTCTTATTTACTggtaattttattgtttgaaTGACAATGATATAATCATTTCATCCAACTATTTTTAAAGCTACTCCATGCTTATATTGATGCCATGGCTATTATTCTTTGACAGTCTTACCAAAAGGTACAATGGAAAACAGATCTATGGCCTGCCtcattataataatatttttatataaaatttagtagctATTAATATAAGTTTAGTAAAATTTCTCTTAACCGAATAAACCAGATATCCCATACAAGATAAAGTTAACCCATAACAGAAGCAAAGCTGAAACATGATACTCCTTGTTGCTAGCATTGCAACAATTTAACTCACGGGCTACGCTTGCTCGCATGACCAAATTAttcaacacatatatatatgacgaTATGAAGCTTGCCTACCTAGCAAGCAGGTTTCAGGCCGATGAAAACGTCAGTGAGGACAGTCTTGGATTGCAGCGAAGCCTTGAGAATCGCCAGACCCtgcaggaaaaaaacaaaaaaaaaatataccgcaTGAAACAAAGCGAAACAAAGAAACCAGCAAGCCATGTGTGCGATGAATTCATGAACACAATCACCTCACCTCAGTGTAGCCGAGCTGCACGGTCTTCTCCTTGAGCGCGCCCAGGTCCTTCACCGCGAACCTGTTGAGCAGCGTGATGCTGGAGATGGACGACATGGGCGACACCGTCAGATCGTCCATCACCGTGTACGTCACCACGCCCTGCACGAAACCCTTCGAcgaccctcctcctcctcccaccgcTCCGGCAACGTTCTGCGTGCCCTGCTCCGGGGCGCCTGCGACATAGCCGCACGCCGTTTTCATCTCGTTTTGGCAGTTAGGACACCTGGTGCCGCTGGCTTCCGTCACGTAGGTCCTGCAGCTGCTGGAGTTGTTACAGTTGTAGCTGTTGCATCTGAAGAAGCTCTTTGGCTGCGCAGAGGACGGAGGAGCCGGCAAGCGGAAGACGGAGCTGTTGGAgctggccgccggcgagagcaCGGCGGGGCTGAGCAGCGCGTCCTTGGCGACGTCGGCCTGGACGTAGGTGTCGTCGAGCTGCTCGAAGCTGGCGTAGAGGTTGCCGACGCTGCCGACCATGGAGCCCTTCCCGAGCAGCTTGACGGCCGTGGCGACCGGCAGCCCgaggagggagaagaggaagTCGACGACGTTCTTGCGGGCCTCGGCGTACAGCACGCGCTGCGCCTTCGTGTCCACCAACAGCGTCATGCTCAGACCGCTACTCGCTTCTCCTCCGCAGGGTGTGTCCGAAGCCATTTTAGCAACAGTTTGTAGTAGTGGCCTGTGCCGTGTGACGTGCACTCTAGCAGAATATATAGCGAAGAAACGAGCAGACAATTAAGGCGTCACGGGGAAGGCAAACCGTTCATTTTGAACTTTAAGATAATCCTCAATGCAAGTTTTATAGACATGATTATCTAAAGTGAcatatcatctaaaaagtttaaaactaggataaaacacccatctctcaatgcatagcttcatctattgttgtttcctaggttacatgcaagacacaaacTGTCTAGGTTAGAAGGTTTCATCTCCCATGAagctcatttcatctctctcttcattaatattttatcacatCATTAAAAATGTCTACATGACACCCTATGATTGTCTATGAAACACCCATTGAGATTGGCCTAATTCCAAATAGATCAATGCCGTTTACTCCATTCGCATGCAAATCCTTTTTGCGCACTGCCTCGAGTCCTTAATACCGATCGGTTCAGCTTAATACATATCTGTTCAGCTTCGTCACGGAAATTAAACCCGAAGCATCATGCGTGCTGGCATATACATCCATcgaaaattttgcatctaaaagctaaaagcAAGCGCAACAGGGTGACacatgcttatgtttataagccaaaaactaaaaattaaaattgattttggattttcttcATCACAGTTTGTATGCAAAGAACtcatatgcaaaaaaattgcccataaattactttttagtGATTGATAAGCAATTTCACTTATGTGTTATTTCAGCAACACAATAACATcgataaacaaaatataagagtTTCTAACTTGGATTTATAAAGAGTTAGAAAATGgagtagagaaaaaaaaagtgaactGCAGAATGACTTTATACTCATAAAAAGGAGCACTCATGGTGGTGGTAGGTGGTGAATCAACTAAGATCCTCTGTAGACTGTAGTATTCCTCCTGCTGTACTAATCACTTACAAGAGTCCACTTGTTAGTAAACAGTACTGCAGAGAATAGACGTCCGTGGTGAAGTATCATCCATCCCATCAcaattctccttttttttctgaaaaaaaatgaatgtggGCAACATAACACTACAACAATCATAATTCATGGAGTTCCCAAATACACTAATTTAAGGAGTTCCAAAGCACGATAGAttgacaaacaaataaaaaggcaCTCGTGGCCGGACAGGGACATGCAACACATAAACGATCTAACAAAAGCAACAGGGATCCCACGTTCTTCCCGCTTGACGGTCAGGCCTTACGCTTCTTGCCAAGGAAGACATCGGTGAGCACCGTCTCCGACTGCAGCGACGCCTTCAGCATCGCCAAACCCTGCAGTAGTGTAGTACCAAATGgttaaacaaattaatatgtatTGCGTATTACTGTCACATATACTGAAATCGTTACCTCGGTGTAGCCGATCTGCATGATCTTCTCCTGGAGAGAGCCGAGGTCAGTGACGCCGAAGGAGTTGAGCAGAGTGATGCCCGAGATGGTGGACACGGGCGCCACCTTGAGGTCATCCATGACCGTGTAAGTCGCCACCGCCAGCACAAAACCAGTGGCTGCAACTGCAGATGGCGCTAGCGATGCAACGACGCCGATGGATGGCACCACGAGCTTCATCACAGCCGTCATCTTGCCCGAGCACGCTGTAACCTTACAAGGCAAGCCAGAAACCTTGGCAGCATAGTTGTCGCACCGGTCGTAAGCTTGCGTGCTGCACCGGTAAACCACGGTggcaggcgccgccgccgtctccggcaGCTGGAGGAG
This is a stretch of genomic DNA from Oryza brachyantha chromosome 1, ObraRS2, whole genome shotgun sequence. It encodes these proteins:
- the LOC102718883 gene encoding uncharacterized protein LOC102718883 codes for the protein MGNAAGMPSSPASADAAASTTPTIKLLVAKEAQVVLFAEAGKDVVDFLVGLLAMPVGAVVKLLAGENALAGVANVYASVRRMDAAYMQSAGARDALLNPAPAHPCLGATAGGFPSLVQPQQRPLVSPSSHSPPPPWHPGDPCPFFERPIPKPSLKAAVPQFATGTSTSETGSRCSACHAAAQGGKGFVRDMVKYTVMDDLTFMPMSTISSIALLGKLGVEDLSALEEKTVKIGYQEGLEILKAPLQSKTVLTDVFLNRKKRARAGDKHHRCGEKNVDTRAPIEKKDAAGQNGNSAPPMPQNFSV
- the LOC102719161 gene encoding uncharacterized protein LOC102719161; protein product: MASDTPCGGEASSGLSMTLLVDTKAQRVLYAEARKNVVDFLFSLLGLPVATAVKLLGKGSMVGSVGNLYASFEQLDDTYVQADVAKDALLSPAVLSPAASSNSSVFRLPAPPSSAQPKSFFRCNSYNCNNSSSCRTYVTEASGTRCPNCQNEMKTACGYVAGAPEQGTQNVAGAVGGGGGSSKGFVQGVVTYTVMDDLTVSPMSSISSITLLNRFAVKDLGALKEKTVQLGYTEGLAILKASLQSKTVLTDVFIGLKPAC
- the LOC102719525 gene encoding probable carboxylesterase 15, yielding MSGDMAPHVVEDFSGVVQLLSDGTVVRGDGAALLPSLEPNHDVPGVQWKDVVYDAAHGLRVRVYRPTVGDGGKLPVLVYFHGGGYCIGAVEEPNFHTFCLRAASELPALVLSVQYRLAPEHRLPAAIDDGAAFFSWISGQAALGAGADPWLAESADFARTFVSGVSAGANLAHHVTVRLASGQPVVDPVRVAGYVLIDAFFAGVERTASEASPPANVSLTVEMADQLWRMSLPVGATRDHPVANPFGPDSPSLALVALPPALVVAPGGDVLYDRVVDYAARLKEMGKSVELAEFEGEQHGFSVLQPWSPASSEFIRVLKQFMEKTARPGPAQI